A genomic region of Aspergillus oryzae RIB40 DNA, chromosome 1 contains the following coding sequences:
- a CDS encoding multicopper oxidase (multicopper oxidases), giving the protein MTLYHSWLGLLYLLCLVQWVSCKVVQFELNLTWENHEVAGATRKTILSNGQFPSPTLRLKQGDTVEFLVNNSMPFEATVHFHGIEQRDTPWSDGVPGLSQKPIAPGDQFFYTWTATHYGTYIYHAHTRSQIEDGLYGAIYIQPDESVEKPFHLIADDAKELQAMGEAELETKPIILSDWRHLTSEEIWQAQVASGVENFCANAVLINGKGSVLCLPQDRINALTTPAQRRALGNKTLTDMGCLPPSDPRKANLTPNGFLRGCTPSQGPAEVFEVESASQYRSWDLINIAGSLELAFSIDQHPLYVYAVDGRYIEPIRVDAITIPIGSRYSVLVKLDQPAGEYMVRAANTGANQIINGTGIMRYRASTHNRNRLSQPWITEVGTNATENTVFLDETRVVPFPVEVPSLHVDRTYILNVDHIGNSYSWTLGNHSYPQSNEEAIPLLFNRSSISTKYTITTLNNTWVDLIVNVTTGGQPPHPIHKHSNKYFVIGSGSGAFRYHSVAEAVKDIPESFNLRNPQMRDTFFSPPADAGPSWLAIRYHVANPGPFLLHCHIQPHLSGGMALAIMDGVDSWPHVPEEYELPAVSH; this is encoded by the exons ATGACTCTTTATCATAGCTGGCTGGGCCTACTATATCTTTTGTGCCTCGTTCAATGGGTATCCTGCAAGGTCGTTCAATTCGAACTCAACCTAACATGGGAAAATCATGAAGTGGCCGGGGCCACGCGAAAGACGATTCTCAGCAATGGACAATTTCCCAGTCCGACTCTACGATTGAAACAGGGTGACACAGTTGAGTTTCTGGTTAACAACTCAATGCCGTTCGAGGCGACCGTTCATTTCCACG GTATTGAGCAACGAGATACACCGTGGTCCGATGGTGTACCAGGACTGTCACAAAAACCGATAGCTCCCGGCGATCAATTCTTCTATACATGGACAGCAACGCATTATGGAACTTACATATATCATGCCCACACTAGAAGCCAAATCGAGGATGGACTGTATGGTGCCATCTACATTCAACCAGATGAATCAGTGGAAAAGCCTTTCCATTTGATCGCCGATGACGCAAAAGAGCTACAAGCCATGGGCGAGGCGGAATTGGAGACTAAGCCTATCATTCTTTCCGACTGGCGTCATTTAACATCTGAAGAAATTTGGCAGGCTCAAGTAGCCTCTGGGGTTGAGAACTTTTGTGCCAACGCAGTTCTGATTAATGGTAAAGGGTCTGTACTCTGTCTGCCTCAAGACCGCATCAACGCACTTACCACGCCTGCCCAGAGGAGGGCGCTGGGGAATAAGACGCTTACTGATATGGG TTGCTTGCCTCCCAGTGACCCCCGGAAGGCCAACCTAACACCGAATGGTTTCCTTCGTGGGTGTACACCCAGCCAAGGCCCGGCTGAGGTATTCGAGGTAGAATCAGCTTCGCAATACAGAAGTTGGgatttaataaatatagcTGGCAGTCTAGAGCTAGCATTCTCTATTGACCAACACCCTTTGTATGTCTATGCGGTCGATGGGCGTTATATCGAGCCTATCCGTGTCGACGCGATTACTATTCCTATTGGGAGCAGATATTCCGTTTTGGTTAAATTAGACCAACCTGCCGGTGAATATATGGTCCGCGCTGCCAACACCGGAGCAAATCAGATCATAAACGGCACAGGCATCATGAGATATAGAGCTTCTACTCACAACCGGAATAGGCTATCTCAGCCATGGATTACTGAAGTTGGCACCAACGCCACCGAAAACACGGTCTTCTTGGATGAGACGAGGGTCGTCCCCTTCCCGGTAGAAGTGCCTTCTTTACACGTGGACCGGACATACATTTTAAATGTCGATCATATCGGGAACTCGTACAGTTGGACATTGGGCAATCATAGTTACCCACAATCAAATGAGGAGGCGATCCCTTTACTTTTTAACCGCAGCTCCATCTCCACAAAGTATACCATCACCACATTGAACAACACTTGGGTGGATCTTATCGTCAATGTGACGACTGGAGGccagcctcctcatccaatCCACAAGCATTCGAATAAGTACTTTGTGATTGGATCAGGATCCGGCGCTTTCCGTTACCACTCAGTTGCTGAAGCTGTGAAAGACATCCCTGAAAGCTTTAATCTCCGCAACCCACAGATGAGAGATACGTTCTTCAGTCCACCTGCCGACGCAGGCCCGTCGTGGCTTGCAATACGATACCATGTGGCCAATCCGGGCCCTTTTCTGCTGCATTGCCATATTCAACCACATTTGAGTGGCGGGATGGCCTTGGCCATCATGGACGGCGTGGATTCTTGGCCTCATGTGCCGGAAGAGTATGAGCTGCCAGCTGTGAGTCACTAA
- a CDS encoding putative C6 transcription factor (predicted protein) codes for MSHPSPQKNGGNNVPPPKQIRFVSTDGQPQTKRRRVNAACRTCRKRKIRCSGEQPVCKTCSDYNHICLGYSEPTAHTRSQSDVASRTPTIPPSLGPSDNSNTAVKVESRSPDSPSRAAIPHSDDRPDKSSGASKSSELKDASLVRETSSKMTKDSEQQTVGESPESSRTSLSSSARTHVPYFRYFGPTAIVPGFKQMVRVLLQVSYINAYMLTSIQVVQVRGSRKSNASLSSESLSPLRSPRFTDLGVGRLNHLADSRDNRDANTIPFYDRDDSLPVSNLVTHLCDLFFVHLGCNFPFLQRERFLRDLKDKKVDTMLVDAVCTLSARFSPHPLLSPPQAPPIDGSEPKLDVRKSDRGQPFAHRAMGALVDALSCPTLSVVQACLLLAYEEFGSNHDSGLWMYLGISIRMAQDLGMQKLQGLKYNYGQSGVTPNAVVTGQAGKLREEQYDDPQNAQVLMKDGQDSENQRAWERERVDTFWSIFFLDRVISSGTGRPVTLRDEDIELCFPLQSESLLPNGWPAPFPPLIRIIHLYGRVTDLINGIQGVKHVTTDTLKRLAGMESDLTGIYQRLSPRLHFNAANFQAYVKAKEGTNFILLHFWFHTLIVLLHQPTLLNSFGGSIQHLYPNSRELSMSSAKTIADILSFSELVDGKSFIGNPFTSQPMYIAACAFLMESAYYSSPSSAPGSPPCQPLLTNQNSGFIMPNLDHPSDGAERKPTAKHILLSSAAKENYQRCYKALKALETYWEGTKYILTVLDQKAKGIVDPLLYTEEEMEGTAEIPSVQPFATPGWRQSSAPLGAAGSSNESAVALEVRSPRIDPSQAIGWALTGATNSSQPNLSVLYQMPAAQTDSVPNKPAYSSQYSHSYPSLPMQTSTGPSSSSYTQALEPSRTTTAAPSSPITPGPGKYSPLAPSGRVSTSDASLLLGLNTSFSTSASRPPHSHPAFNQNLTATSSRIDAPTSAYNYNTASTGNDQPTGSAMNSRPSQMHPSVGHVNDILIESQDIDMASLQQQDQFPFTFNMLSPSWGDHNENEHGEMEEQLRLTPTVRKHHSAFRKSSSVRALQMHTEDEGDGEYLTPPKRRGGHRMSDGSSQLKRSPYYSPTGLVAKQKSKKDYPLVLLHCNLLPPSLPIPGLVDYPDQKILREVLPSEYWKRWKLLEEKIGSVVLRERGVLISHPEDMYDLLEERLLESLELQRPRFDHGHFLGHEEADTDRDSQSMAEESATDDEQGHPTLEAQQQRSNFRPF; via the exons ATGAGCCACCCTTCTCCCCAGAAGAACGGCGGCAATAATGTTCCCCCTCCAAAACAGATTCGCTTCGTCTCAACCGATGGACAGCCCCAGACTAAACGACGTCGGGTCAACGCGGC ATGTCGGACGTGTCGCAAGCGCAAGATACGATGTTCAGGTGAACAACCAG TGTGCAAAACATGCTCCGACTATAACCACATATGCTTAGGATACAGCGAACCTACTGCTCATACTCGATCGCAATCCGATGTCGCATCACGCACCCCTACTATTCCTCCTTCACTGGGACCAAGTGATAACTCCAATACAGCAGTGAAGGTCGAGAGTCgttccccagattctccCTCGCGAGCTGCAATACCACACAGTGATGATCGTCCAGATAAGTCGTCCGGGGCATCGAAGTCGTCGGAGCTTAAAGATGCTTCTCTGGTGAGGGAAACGTCTTCCAAAATGACGAAGGATTCTGAGCAACAAACTGTAGGGGAAAGTCCAGAGAGTA GCCGTACATCTTTGAGCTCTTCCGCTCGTACGCATGTTCCCTATTTCAGATATTTCGGACCAACAGCTATTGTCCCTGGTTTTAAGCAAATGGTTCGAGTACTCTTACAAGTTAGCTACATAAATGCATATATGCTGACTTCCATCCAGGTTGTCCAGGTCAGGGGCTCGCGCAAGAGTAATGCGTCGCTATCATCAG AATCATTGTCTCCTCTGCGAAGCCCAAGGTTCACGGACCTTGGTGTTGGCCGTCTAAACCATCTCGCTGATAGCCGTGACAACCGTGATGCCAATACTATCCCTTTTTACGACCGAGATGATTCCTTACCAGTCAGCAATCTGGTGACACACCTCTGTGATCTTTTCTTCGTGCACTTGGGATGcaattttcctttccttcaaCGTGAAAGGTTCCTCCGTGACctgaaggacaagaaggttGACACTATGCTCGTGGATGCTGTTTGTACCTTATCTGCGCGgttttctcctcatcctttgcTGAgtcctcctcaagctccgCCCATAGATGGCTCAGAACCAAAGCTGGATGTGAGAAAGTCAGACCGCGGCCAGCCATTCGCGCATAGAGCAATGGGAGCTCTCGTCGATGCTTTATCCTGTCCCACATTATCTGTTGTCCAGGCATGTTTGTTGCTAGCGTACGAAGAATTTGGCTCAAACCACGACAGTGGCCTGTGGATGTATCTAGGTATATCCATTCGCATGGCTCAGGACCTTGGGATGCAGAAACTGCAAGGTTTAAAATATAACTACGGCCAGAGTGGCGTGACTCCGAATGCAGTTGTAACGGGGCAGGCGGGGAAGCTGAGAGAAGAACAGTATGACGATCCCCAAAACGCTCAAGTTTTAATGAAGGATGGACAGGATAGCGAAAACCAACGTGCCTGGGAGCGGGAAAGGGTTGACACCTTCTGGAGCATTTTTTTTCTCGATCGAGTCATTTCATCCGGGACAGGACGACCGGTGACTTTACGTGACGAGGACATAGAATTGTGTTTCCCACTGCAATCGGAGTCCTTGTTGCCTAACGGCTGGCCAGCGCCGTTCCCGCCACTCATACGCATAATACATCTGTATGGCAGGGTCACGGATCTCATTAATGGAATCCAGGGTGTGAAACATGTCACCACGGACACCCTTAAGAGATTAGCTGGGATGGAAAGTGATCTTACAGGCATATACCAGCGTTTGTCGCCTAGGCTTCATTTTAACGCAGCCAACTTTCAAGCGTACGTAAAGGCAAAGGAAGGAACGAATTTTATCCTTCTCCATTTTTGGTTCCACACTTTAATagtcctcctccatcaaccGACGTTACTGAACTCGTTTGGAGGTTCTATACAACATCTTTATCCGAACAGCAGGGAGTTATCGATGTCTTCGGCCAAAACTATTGCAGATatactttccttttctgaaCTTGTTGATGGTAAGAGCTTCATCGGCAATCCATTCACTAGTCAGCCGATGTACATCGCCGCGTGCGCGTTTCTGATGGAGAGTGCTTATTACTCCTCGCCGTCGTCAGCCCCAGGCTCTCCACCATGCCAGCCTTTGTTGACAAACCAAAACAGTGGCTTTATTATGCCCAATTTAGACCACCCGTCAGATGGAGCAGAACGGAAGCCGACTGCTAAACATATCCTACTATCCTCTGCTGCGAAGGAGAATTACCAGCGATGCTACAAAGCCTTGAAGGCGCTAGAGACTTACTGGGAGGGAACCAAGTATATACTCACTGTTCTCGACCAAAAGGCCAAGGGAATTGTGGATCCTCTATTATataccgaggaggagatggaaggtaCAGCTGAGATTCCATCGGTTCAGCCATTTGCCACACCTGGTTGGCGTCAGTCAAGTGCGCCACTGGGTGCTGCTGGTAGCTCCAACGAGTCGGCCGTAGCTTTGGAAGTACGGTCACCACGGATTGATCCTAGCCAAG CCATTGGATGGGCTCTTACTGGAGCAACCAACTCTTCGCAGCCAAATCTGAGCGTACTATATCAAATGCCTGCTGCGCAAACGGATTCCGTTCCCAATAAGCCGGCTTATTCGTCTCAGTATAGCCATAGCTACCCAAGTCTACCGATGCAAACTAGTACTGGTCCTAGCTCGAGCTCTTATACTCAAGCGCTCGAGCCTTCAAGGACCACGACTGCTGCGCCAAGCTCGCCGATTACACCTGGCCCCGGAAAATATTCCCCCCTTGCCCCCTCTGGCCGCGTTTCCACATCGGACGCCAGCCTTTTGCTGGGCCTGAACACATCTTTCTCGACGTCTGCCTCCCGACCCCCGCATTCTCACCCCGCCTTCAATCAGAACCTGACCGCTACTTCTTCCCGCATTGATGCACCGACCTCCGCCTATAACTACAACACCGCCTCTACTGGAAATGACCAGCCAACGGGTAGCGCTATGAATTCCAGACCCTCACAAATGCACCCTAGCGTGGGCCACGTCAACGATATACTCATTGAAAGccaagatattgatatggctTCCCTTCAACAACAAGACCAATTTCCATTCACCTTTA ATATGCTTTCGCCTTCGTGGGGCGATCATAACGAGAACGAACAtggggaaatggaagaacagCTGAGATTGACACCCACTGTTCGGAAGCACCACAGTGCATTCCGAAAGTCTAGTTCGGTCAGAGCGCTGCAAATGCACACTGAGGACGAGGGTGATGGCGAGTActtgacaccaccaaaaCGCAGGGGAGGGCATCGCATGTCGGATGGCTCATCACAGCTGAAGCGATCTCCTTACTACTCGCCAACCGGACTCGTGGCCAagcaaaaatcaaaaaaggATTACCCTCTCGTACTACTACATTGTAACTTACTTCCACCATCGCTCCCCATCCCGGGACTAGTGGACTATCCGGACCAAAAGATCCTGAGGGAAGTATTGCCGTCGGAGTATTGGAAGCGGTGGAAATTACTGGAGGAAAAGATTGGGTCTGTGGTGCTACGGGAACGGGGTGTGCTCATTTCACATCCTGAGGATATGTACGATCTCCTTGAAGAGCGGTTGTTGGAAAGCTTGGAGTTGCAGCGCCCAAGGTTTGACCATGGGCACTTTTTGGGCCATGAAGAGGCCGATACAGACAGGGATAGCCAGTCCATGGCGGAGGAGAGTGCAACAGATGATGAACAAG GCCATCCTACCCTCGAAgcccagcagcagagatCGAACTTCAGACCCTTTTAG
- a CDS encoding uncharacterized protein (predicted dehydrogenase) has translation MSIPQDYPILPRESTLAQLPPAYPADTQDQISQHLASSTLNRLVVLDDDPTGTQTCHDISVLTVWDIETLTEEFKQDSPGFFILTNSRALPPLEAEKLIREICENVAQVAKSAGETVDIVLRGDSTLRGHFPLETDVAQSVFGDADGLVLAPFFFQGGRFTVDDVHYVAEGENLVPAGTTQFAKDATFGYKSSNLRDYVVEKAAGRFQPEQLHSISIHEIRVGGPEAVYEKLMDIPRGGVIIVNAAAESDMHVFVAGLLLAEAKGKHFLYRTGAAFVSTRLGIRSKSPITASELQLPIPRETGGLIIAGSYVPKTTAQLNVLTSKRGQTGQLAILEMDVEELIASPESAAGAIQRTVQEAESHLQSGQDTLVMTSRKLITGDNELSSLAIGTNVASALVSVLRQIQVRPRYIIAKGGITSSDAATKGLNMKRALIVGQAAPGVPLWRCDESTSRHRGVPFVVFPGNVGGESTLCDLVEAWS, from the exons ATGTCAATCCCACAAGATTATCCTATTCTACCACGCGAAAGCACACTAGCTCAATTGCCCCCCGCATATCCTGCAGACACGCAAGACCAGATCTCCCAACACCTGGCCTCCTCAACCCTCAACCGTCTAGTCGTACTCGACGATGACCCCACCGGAACACAAACATGCCATGACATCTCCGTGCTCACCGTATGGGACATCGAAACCCTAACCGAAGAGTTCAAACAAGACTCCCCAggattcttcatcctgaCCAACTCGCGCGCGCTCCCACCCCTCGAAGCAGAGAAACTGATCCGCGAGATCTGCGAGAACGTCGCGCAAGTCGCCAAATCCGCAGGAGAGACAGTGGACATCGTCCTGCGCGGCGACAGTACATTGCGGGGCCACTTCCCGCTCGAAACGGACGTTGCGCAGTCCGTGTTTGGGGACGCGGACGGGTTGGTGCTAgctcctttcttcttccagggtgGACGCTTCACCGTCGACGACGTGCATTATGTGGCTGAGGGGGAGAACCTGGTCCCGGCGGGGACGACGCAGTTCGCGAAGGATGCCACCTTTGGATATAAGAGTTCGAACCTCAGGGACTATGTCGTTGAGAAAGCGGCCGGGAGGTTTCAGCCGGAACAGCTGCACTCGATCTCGATACACGAGATTCGAGTAGGGGGTCCTGAAGCAGTCTACGAGAAGCTGATGGATATCCCCCGGGGCGGTGTTATTATCGTCAATGCCGCGGCGGAGTCCGATATGCATGTCTTCGTTGCCGGTTTGTTATTAG CCGAAGCAAAAGGGAAACACTTCCTCTACCGCACCGGCGCAGCCTTCGTATCCACCCGCCTCGGAATCCGCTCCAAATCTCCCATAACAGCAAGCGAACTCcaactccccatccccaGAGAAACAGGCGGGCTAATCATCGCCGGATCCTACGTGCCCAAGACAACAGCCCAGCTGAACGTACTCACCTCCAAACGCGGACAAACAGGGCAACTCGCCATCCTCGAAATGGACGTCGAAGAACTGATCGCATCGCCGGAAAGCGCTGCGGGCGCAATTCAGCGGACAGTCCAGGAGGCCGAGTCCCATCTCCAATCTGGCCAGGATACCTTGGTCATGACGAGTCGCAAGTTGATCACGGGAGATAATGAGCTATCGTCGCTAGCTATTGGGACGAATGTTGCGAGTGCCTTGGTCAGTGTGTTGAGGCAGATTCAGGTTCGTCCGAGGTATATTATTGCCAAG GGTGGGATTACGTCCTCTGATGCTGCGACTAAAGGCTTGAATATGAAACGGGCTTTGATTGTTGGGCAGGCGGCGCCTGGGGTGCCTTTGTGGCGATGCGATGAGTCCACTTCGAGACATCGAGGTGTTCCTTTTGTGGTTTTCCCTGGGAATGTTGGTGGTGAGTCGACGTTGTGTGACTTGGTGGAAGCCTGGAGCTGA
- a CDS encoding polynucleotide adenylyltransferase (poly(A) polymerase and related nucleotidyltransferases) gives MATPPVRQWGVTPPISTVLPTPDELAANDDLISELKLQNNFESPAETEHRKNTLQLIQRVTVEFVKVVSRKKGLSPAAVEAAGGKIFTYGSYRLGVYGPGSDIDTLIVGPKHVVIDDFFSDFPPVLERMAPQGAVEKMTPVPDAFVPIIKLEFSGISIDLIYARLIVPSVPLNLDLKNNDYLRGLDEKEVRSLNGTRVTDEILELVPQQKTFRLALRAIKLWAQRRAIYSNIVGFPGGVAWAMLVARVCQLYPQATGSVIVGKFFRIMNKWAWPQPVLLKPIEDGPLQMKVWNPKIYHGDRFHLMPIITPAYPSMCATHNVSMSTKTVILRELQRGGDIVDKIFLKQNTWNDLFARHSFFTRDYKYYLSITASSRTKEAEAVWSGLVESKIRHLVGALDRKSTIAVAHPFPKGFERVHIVSSEEEAEAVKNGSTKYQDKGQKTETTDEINDAAHQAAANSQIEKRDVAETVENKVNGESRTIYTTTYYIGLELKPLEPGQSRSLDISTDAQIFKSTCTSWPGYQPGINDLTIIHVRNFDLPEDVFQPGETRPQRPKKKIIKKSGAGGQKRGIESLDVSAYKKIRMDYGRQATSTEFDPPRLAMLKSSSI, from the exons ATGGCCACACCACCAGTTCGCCAATGGGGAGTTACTCCTCCGATCTCTACAGTCTTGCCGACCCCAGATGAGCTCGCTGCAAATGACGATCTGATCTCTGAATTGAAGTTGCAGAACAACTTCGAAAGCCCTGCAGAGACCGAACACAG GAAGAATACCCTCCAGCTTATCCAACGTGTCACGGTAGAGTTCGTCAAAGTCGTCAGTCGAAAGAAGGGATTATCCCCTGCTGCAGTGGAGGCTGCAGGAGGAAAGATCTTCACTTATGGAAGTTATCGCTTGGGTGTTTACGGACCCG GGTCGGATATCGATACCTTGATTGTTGGTCCGAAGCATGTTGTCATCGATGATTTCTTTTCAGATTTCCCCCCTGTTCTTGAAAGAATGGCTCCACAAGGGGCTGTTGAGAAGATGACTCCTGTTCCAGATGCCTTCGTACCTATTATCAAACTTGAGTTCTCCGGTATTAGTATCGACTTGATTTATGCCCGCCTGATCGTCCCTTCAGTTCCACTCAACCTTGATTTAAAAAACAATGACTACCTCAGAGGCTTGGATGAAAAAGAGGTCCGATCACTCAATGGTACTCGTGTAACTGACGAGATTCTGGAGCTTGTACCTCAACAGAAGACTTTCCGTCTGGCTTTACGGGCCATCAAACTCTGGGCGCAAC GCAGAGCCATTTACTCTAATATAGTGGGCTTCCCCGGTGGTGTTGCTTGGGCTATGTTGGTAGCTAGAGTGTGTCAGCTATACCCCCAGGCGACCGGGTCGGTGATTGTGGGCAAATTTTTCCGTATAATGAACAAATGGGCTTGGCCTCAACCCGTGTTGTTGAAGCCAATCGAGGATGGCCCTCTCCAGATGAAAGTCTGGAATCCGAAG ATTTATCATGGTGACCGCTTTCACCTGATGCCGATAATTACCCCCGCGTACCCTTCAATGTGCGCTACGCACAACGTCTCCATGTCAACCAAGACTGTTATCCTTCGCGAATTGCAACGAGGCGGCGATATCGTAGACAAGATCTTCCTGAAGCAAAACACTTGGAATGACCTCTTCGCGAGGCATTCATTCTTCACGCGCGACTATAAATATTATCTCAGTATAACCGCGTCGAGCAGAAccaaagaagcagaagcggTCTGGTCTGGACTTGTTGAATCAAAGATTAGACATTTGGTCGGAGCTCTGGACAGGAAGTCAACCATCGCAGTGGCTCACCCCTTCCCCAAAGGTTTCGAAAGGGTTCATATCGTCAGcagcgaagaggaggccGAAGCTGTGAAGAATGGCTCTACAAAGTATCAAGATAAGGGACAAAAAACAGAGACCACCGATGAGATAAACGACGCTGCTCATCAGGCCGCGGCTAACAGCCAGATCGAAAAACGAGATGTCGCAGAAACCGTGGAGAATAAGGTCAATGGCGAGAGCCGGACCATCTACACCACAACATACTATATCGGACTGGAGCTGAAGCCATTGGAGCCAG GTCAATCTCGGTCGTTGGATATTTCAACCGACGCCCAGATATTCAAGTCGACTTGTACCTCTTGGCCTGGTTATCAACCTGGTATCAATGACCTGACCATCATCCATGTGCGGAA CTTCGACCTTCCCGAAGATGTCTTTCAACCAGGAGAAACGCGTCCCCAGCgacccaagaagaagattatcaaGAAATCCGGAGCGGGCGGTCAGAAACGAGGCATCGAATCATTGGACGTAAGTGCATACAAGAAAATTCGAATGGACTATGGACGGCAAGCTACTTCTACGGAATTCGACCCCCCGCGCTTGGCGATGCTCAAGAGTTCTAGCATCTGA
- a CDS encoding flavin reductase family protein (conserved protein/domain typically associated with flavoprotein oxygenases, DIM6/NTAB family) yields MTSAFFKTEDDFEKVQAARPDFRRDADVIFSKPPKEDWKQGDGANDDGESLKKSHVEIDPHEEGRPVSSNYKILISGMVPRPIALISTKSKDGKSANLAPFSYSQVINHDPPLFVVGFVGSLEKAKDTLKNLAETEECVINIISEHFVEAANATAVNAPYGVSEWEISGLHQAPSSVVQPARVQESILSIEGKLVETKEFESRTTPGKKTGVLAIIEGVRFWAREDAINEDRSVIDLKVLKPISRLGGIQYGRTTDAIEIPRPQF; encoded by the coding sequence ATGACTTCAGCGTTTTTCAAAACGGAAGACGACTTCGAGAAAGTCCAAGCTGCGCGGCCGGATTTTAGACGTGATGCAGACGtcatcttctcgaagcccCCTAAGGAAGACTGGAAGCAGGGCGATGGTGCGAACGATGACGGCGagagtttgaagaagagccatGTCGAGATCGACCCTCATGAGGAAGGAAGACCGGTTTCATCTAACTATAAGATCTTAATCTCGGGGATGGTTCCTAGGCCAATAGCGCTCATCAGTACCAAGTCGAAGGATGGAAAGTCTGCCAACTTGGCGCCTTTCAGTTATTCACAGGTCATTAATCATGACCCTCCTCTTTTTGTCGTTGGGTTTGTTGGATCGCTTGAAAAGGCCAAAGACACGCTGAAAAACCTCGCCGAGACAGAAGAATGCGTCATTAACATCATCTCCGAACATTTTGTGGAGGCAGCTAATGCGACCGCTGTCAACGCTCCGTATGGTGTTTCCGAATGGGAAATATCCGGATTGCACCAGGCACCTAGCTCAGTTGTCCAGCCAGCCCGCGTACAGGAATCAATATTATCTATTGAAGGCAAACTTGTTGAAACCAAGGAATTTGAGAGCAGAACGACGCCCGGAAAGAAGACTGGAGTATTGGCGATTATTGAGGGTGTCCGATTCTGGGCAAGAGAGGATGCTATAAATGAGGATCGAAGCGTGATCGACCTTAAGGTCTTGAAGCCTATCAGTCGGCTAGGGGGGATTCAGTATGGGCGAACCACCGATGCGATCGAGATACCTAGACCACAATTTTAA
- a CDS encoding homoserine acetyltransferase family protein (homoserine acetyltransferase), with protein sequence MAQQDFETFKLGDWELQSGEKLINASIAYKTFGDPKSPAIVYPTWFSGYKTLNPKTYFIVIPALFGNGQSTSPSNYSASDVFPACSFYDNVRAQYTLVTQHLGITHLHAVVGWSMGAAQSYQWATQYPDFMDLVVPFCGSARTSLHNQVFLEGVKGALLAAKHTPSAVLRDTRSPEAGQESRIWNNKEKQIGLKALGRVYAGWGFSQAFYREKLAWRTSCKVSGRSGLSPKVSRFKPLSVFTLLVNVADLDPENLLAHLQTWQQGDVSNQEPYNGDFEKAMASIKAKTLVLPGKTDLYFP encoded by the exons ATGGCCCAGCAAGACTTTGAAACCTTCAAGCTTGGGGATTGGGAGCTGCAGAGTGGAGAAAAGCTCATCAATGCATCTATTGCCTACAAGACATTTGGTGACCCGAAGTCGCCAGCTATCGTTTACCCCACATGGTTTTCCGGGT ACAAAACACTCAACCCCAAGACGTACTTCATCGTCATACCGGCGCTCTTTGGGAATGGCCAGTCAACCTCGCCATCCAACTATTCCGCTTCCGATGTATTTCCGGCATGTTCGTTCTATGACAACGTGCGCGCCCAATACACACTGGTCACACAGCACCTAGGCATAACGCATCTGCACGCTGTAGTTGGGTGGTCCATGGGTGCGGCCCAAAGCTATCAGTGGGCGACGCAGTACCCAGACTTCATGGATTTGGTAGTGCCATTCTGCGGGTCAGCAAGGACCTCCTTGCATAACCAAGTGTTCTTGGAGGGGGTGAAAGGTGCGCTGTTAGCAGCAAAACACACGCCTTCTGCTGTCCTGAGAGATACTCGTTCCCCCGAGGCTGGACAGGAGTCAAGAATATGGAAtaacaaggagaagcaaatcGGGTTGAAAGCCTTGGGTAGGGTTTATGCTGGTTG GGGATTTAGCCAAGCTTTCTACAGAGAAAAGCT AGCCTGGAGGACTTCATGCAAGGTTTCTGGGAGAAGTGGGCTCTCTCCAAAAGTAAGTCGATTCAAGCCCCTCTCTGTCTTCACTCTTCTAGTTAACGTTGCGGATCTAGACCCTGAAAATCTGTTGGCACATCTGCAAACATGGCAGCAAGGGGACGTGAGCAATCAAGAGCCATATAATGGCgactttgagaaggccatggccTCAATCAAAGCGAAAACGTTGGTGTTACCGGGCAAAACCGACCTTTACTTCCC CTAA